In Triticum aestivum cultivar Chinese Spring chromosome 5B, IWGSC CS RefSeq v2.1, whole genome shotgun sequence, the following proteins share a genomic window:
- the LOC123112136 gene encoding peptidyl-prolyl cis-trans isomerase NIMA-interacting 4, which translates to MGKDGKGKEAKGKGKQAAGSSDDAGGAKGGKGKGKGGKGGDDLGTCTFVKARHVLCEKQGKINEAYKKLQEGWLDNGDKVPPAEFAKVAQEFSECPSGKKGGDLGWFPRGKMAGPFQEVAFNTPVGATSAPFKSTHGYHFILCEGRKN; encoded by the exons ATGGGGAAGGACGGGAAGGGGAAGGAGGCCAAGGGGAAGGGCAAGCAGGCGGCCGGCTCATCCGACGACGCCGGAGGCGCCAAGGGAGGCAAGGGCAAGGGGAAGGGCGGCAAGGGAGGCGACGACCTCGGCACCTGCACCTTCGTCAAAG CTAGGCACGTGTTGTGCGAGAAGCAGGGGAAGATCAATGAGGCGTACAAGAAGCTGCAGGAAGGCTGGTTGGACAACGGGGACAAGGTCCCTCCTGCTGAGTTTGCCAAG GTAGCCCAAGAATTCTCTGAATGCCCGTCAGGAAAGAAAGGTGGGGATCTTGGATGGTTCCCACGTGGTAAAATGGCTGGTCCTTTCCAGGAGGTTGCGTTTAACACACCTGTGGGAGCTACTAGTGCACCATTCAAGTCTAC GCATGGGTACCACTTCATCCTCTGTGAAGGCAGGAAGAACTGA
- the LOC123114814 gene encoding uncharacterized protein, with protein MIFDPSSPEKKIIDCSTSTTLLCETPSGFAIVSCDELDPKIPVEDIWAYPPQNVRLVSFKKFEEKSSAIDLAKEIIYNELSEMLTEFCGPEQKLLVGRAEYKRIIERKLGITRQYDNIVEEVIWVLENIMHTLLPEETSEPKEYRRFNGKGLILFLRQYGFLVKNDWVTESIVETARRLYHFELDERQYLDSLCSKIQKSVDLSSLTKDWSSLKFATALKFLVYPRQSYEVWKPSKILSASEFVSIKSMRQQYRETIMSEINVLSVYKDVSALYYEKRLEILADINLLLPLRPKVIKLWNSRFLRKLGSTDSPAGSKVGKEAIIGVDTDAKQTSAAENIGETEKKNGTEESGAKAVKAAENLENFEPPQTADASNEMTARPTRETSGDGMKAVDIAGESRQNGQVFPLGGHKSKELDFPETEPDVTCDEQAGDTDAKQTSAAQIMGVRLRKRMALKNLMQRQ; from the exons ATGATTTTCGATCCGTCATCGCCCGAAAAGAAGATTATTGATTGTTCAACTTCAACCACGCTGTTATGCGAGACGCCCTCTGGCTTCGCAATTGTCTCTTGTGATGAGCTCGACCCCAAAATTCCAGTGGAG GACATCTGGGCATACCCACCACAG AATGTCAGGCTGGTGAGCTTCAAAAAGTTTGAAGAGAAGTCTAGCGCCATTGACCTTGCTAAGGAAATTATTTATAACGAACTGTCTGAGATGCTCACCGAGTTTTGTGGCCCTGAGCAGAAACTACTTGTTGGACGTGCTGAATATAAAAGAATAATTGAAAGGAAGCTG GGAATAACCCGTCAGTATGATAATATTGTGGAGGAGGTGATTTGGGTTCTAGAGAATATCATGCATACTTTATTGCCTGAGGAAACATCAGAGCCGAAGGAGTACCGCCGCTTCAATGGCAAAGGATTAATCCTTTTCTTACGTCAATATGGCTTTCTTGTCAAAAACGACTGG GTTACTGAAAGCATTGTTGAGACGGCTCGTCGCTTGTATCATTTTGAGTTAGATGAACGTCAGTACTTGGATTCATTGTGCAGTAAAATACAGAAATCGGTTGACCTATCGTCTCTCACCAAGGATTGGAGTTCACTCAAATTTGCAACAGCTCTGAAGTTTCTTGTTTACCCTAGACAATCGTATGAAGTTTGGAAACCTAGTAAG ATTTTGTCAGCTTCTGAGTTTGTGAGCATAAAGTCCATGAGACAACAATACAGAGAAACGATTATGTCCGAGATCAATGTCTTGTCAGTCTACAAAGATGTTAGTGCTCTCTACTATGAAAAAAGGCTTGAGATTCTGGCGGATATAAACCTCTTGCTGCCGTTGAGGCCAAAGGTGATCAAATTATGGAATTCTCGTTTTTTGAGAAAACTCGGTTCGACTGATTCGCCTGCTGGCTCCAAAGTTGGAAAAGAAGCTATTATTGGTGTTGATACTGATGCAAAGCAAACGAGTGCAGCAGAAAACATTGGTGAAACTGAGAAAAAGAATGGCACTGAAGAATCTGGTGCAAAGGCAGTGAAAGCAGCGGAAAACTTGGAAAATTTTGAGCCGCCTCAGACTGCTGATGCTAGCAACGAAATGACTGCACGGCCTACTCGAGAAACTAGTGGAGATGGGATGAAGGCTGTAGACATTGCGGGTGAAAGCAGGCAGAACGGACAGGTATTTCCCCTTGGAGGCCACAAGAGCAAAGAACTGGATTTCCCTGAGACGGAACCAGATGTTACCTGTGATGAGCAGGCTGGAGATACTGATGCGAAGCAAACGAGTGCAGCACAAATCATGGGCGTGAGACTGAGAAAAAGAATGGCATTGAAGAATCTGATGCAAAGGCAGTGA